One stretch of Burkholderia oklahomensis C6786 DNA includes these proteins:
- a CDS encoding acetyltransferase, whose product MTESTVVRMAHSGDYLNILSLQKANQIANLTEAERKNGFLSAEIPEQKVDAIASDIGIVVAYEQTEFAGFFCISRLDPWRGNTIIDALVASFEKRGEYASEDLSDTVCLFGPMCLSQVARGKGILEKMIDFAIASAKTHFKNAISFIAVDNGRSANAVAKLGYRPVHRFVSGEREYHALVADLD is encoded by the coding sequence ATGACTGAATCGACCGTGGTCAGAATGGCCCATTCCGGGGATTACCTGAACATCCTGTCATTGCAAAAGGCGAATCAGATCGCCAATCTCACCGAGGCGGAACGCAAGAACGGCTTCCTTTCCGCGGAAATTCCCGAGCAGAAGGTCGACGCGATCGCGTCGGACATCGGCATCGTCGTCGCCTACGAACAGACGGAATTCGCCGGATTTTTCTGCATTTCCCGCCTCGATCCATGGCGCGGCAATACGATCATCGATGCACTCGTCGCATCGTTCGAAAAGCGCGGCGAATATGCGTCGGAAGACTTATCCGATACCGTATGTCTATTCGGTCCGATGTGCCTGAGTCAGGTGGCGCGTGGAAAAGGAATTCTAGAAAAAATGATCGATTTCGCGATCGCTTCCGCCAAAACGCATTTCAAGAACGCAATCAGCTTCATTGCCGTCGATAACGGGCGATCAGCCAATGCGGTTGCGAAGCTCGGATATCGGCCCGTTCACCGCTTCGTGTCCGGTGAGCGCGAATATCACGCGCTGGTCGCCGATCTCGATTGA